A DNA window from Bombus huntii isolate Logan2020A chromosome 10, iyBomHunt1.1, whole genome shotgun sequence contains the following coding sequences:
- the LOC126870631 gene encoding dopamine receptor 1 isoform X1 — MKYHRIVSISSIYESPFCCFCMVKKKSVRYDHTFDAPRLSSSRGFLFLVLIFLSVAGNILVCVAIYTDRGLRRIGNLFLASLAIADLFVGCLVMTFAGVNDLLGYWVFGPRFCDTWIAFDVMCSTASILNLCAISLDRYIHIKDPLRYGRWVTRRVAVAGIAIVWLLAGLISFVPISLGLHRADEPVMYDDGKEEHPTCALDLTLTYAIVSSSISFYVPCIVMLGIYCRLYCYAQKHVKSIRAVTKLPDTSMAKSFRAKSTRNKPPKPQTKTKPTSPYHVSDHKAAITVGVIMGVFLICWVPFFCVNIVASYCKTCISVRAFQVLTWLGYSNSAFNPIIYSIFNTEFREAFKRILTKGARARGNQPSTSECGEFRSVVVQKRNGSMIECNISPRSSADSCQVGMMAQRHRDTIVSAI, encoded by the exons atgaaatatcatcGGATCGTTTCTATATCAAGCATTTATGAATCTCCCTTTTGTTGCTTTTGtatggtaaaaaaaaaaagcgtcCGATACGATCATACATTCGATGCACCTCGACTCAGCTCTTCGAGGG GATTTCTCTTTCTGGTCTTGATATTCTTATCCGTGGCGGGCAACATTTTAGTCTGCGTGGCAATTTACACGGACCGCGGTTTACGGAGAATAGGAAATTTATTCCTGGCCTCCCTCGCTATCGCCGACCTGTTTGTCGGTTGTCTGGTTATGACATTTGCCGGGGTGAATGATCTTCTCGGCTATTGGGTATTTGGACCGCGATTCTGCGACACCTGGATCGCTTTTGACGTTATGTGCAGCACTGCCTCTATTCTGAATCTTTGCGCAATCTCTCTCGATCGTTACATACACATAAAGGATCCGCTTAG ATACGGTCGTTGGGTGACAAGAAGAGTCGCGGTTGCTGGAATCGCTATCGTATGGTTGCTCGCAGGACTCATATCCTTCGTGCCAATCAGCCTAGGCCTTCACCGAGCAGATGAGCCCGTAATGTATGACGATGGTAAAGAG GAACATCCTACGTGCGCCTTAGACCTTACACTCACCTACGCGATAGTTTCCTCTTCTATATCTTTTTACGTGCCCTGCATCGTAATGCTGGGGATTTATTGCAG GCTCTATTGCTACGCACAGAAACACGTAAAAAGCATCCGTGCAGTAACGAAACTGCCGGATACCTCAATGGCCAAGAGTTTTCGTGCGAAAAGTACTCGCAACAAACCACCAAAGCCGCAAACAAAAACGAAGCCGACAAGTCCTTATCATGTGTCTGATCATAAAGCCGCTATAACAGTGGGTGTAATTATGGGTGTTTTCTTAATATGCTGGGTACCCTTTTTCTGCGTAAATATCGTCGCTTCATATTGCAAGACCTGCATATCAGTCCGAGCATTCCAA GTACTCACTTGGCTCGGCTACAGCAACTCGGCCTTCAATCCGATCATCTACAGCATCTTTAACACAGAGTTTCGAGAAGCGTTCAAAAGAATTCTTACAAAGGGTGCGCGAGCCCGAGGAAACCAACCGTCGACTAGCGAATGCGGAGAATTTCGATCCGTGGTTGTGCAAAAACGAAACGGGTCTATGATCGAATGTAATATTAGTCCAAGATCAAGCGCGGACAGTTGTCAAGTCGGAATGATGGCGCAAAGACATCGCGATACTATCGTCAGTGCGATATAA
- the LOC126870610 gene encoding methionine--tRNA ligase, mitochondrial: protein MAISSQAIRLPILISMKNVFFCTNNCNKRYIMTTCTKLEKVLERLEKNPFFEKYANKIAKFQQTSPDEFLQRVENEEKKIQGRKVTVHLSRSCHIQSLWMFPFVMTRTQPWNYVKKRNFSDHAMKSIYITTPIFYVNAGPHIGHLYTAVLADTIARFNAMLGHSVFLCTGTDEHGMKVQKAASNVTLPIPEYCTRVSRQFQEMCDVFDVEYSKFIRTTEERHQEAVLDFWNRLEKNGYIYQGKYSGWYNVSEEAFVPDKDVVKKNSANINEAYTESGDVLEWMEEECYKFRLSSFKNELKRWLKNANVIEPEIYHTSLIPWIDNLQDLSISRPIKRVSWAIPTPSDESHTVYVWLDALVNYLTSVGYPDDSFRKFWPPTVQVIGKDILKFHGIYWPAFLMAAGLELPKKLICHGHWTVKDKKMSKSKENVISPFEAMHNFTQDGLRYFLLRHAVLHTDANYNNLKIQNVLNSELADTLGNLFNRCFGKSINPDGIIYNSAEYINILKSEIARKNVVALEELSEKAKEYYEKYNLYCTVDIVMNMLHIANQMFQHHRPWELSKAKDLDSVKQLEAVISLALENLRVAALVLYPIIPKSASNLLDVLQVSKSNRTWEDTKPIHLTNASNETRHVLTQNILFFKKIKI from the exons TTTTTTGTACAAACAATTGCAATAAGAGATACATTATGACAACTTGTACAAAGCTTGAAAAAGTTTTGGAAAGACTTGAAAAAAATcctttttttgaaaaatatgctAATAAAATAGcgaaatttcaacaaaccagCCCAGATGAGTTCTTACAGCGTGtcgaaaatgaagaaaagaagattcAAGGAAGGAAAG ttaCAGTCCATCTGTCAAGATCTTGTCATATTCAGTCTTTGTGGATGTTTCCATTCGTAATGACAAGAACACAACCATGGAATTAtgttaaaaaaaggaattttagTGATCATGCAATGAAAAGCATATATATTACTACACctatattttatgttaatgCTG GACCACATATAGGACATCTTTATACAGCAGTTTTGGCAGATACCATAGCTAGATTCAATGCTATGCTAGGACATTCTGTGTTTTTATGTACAGGTACAGATGAACATGGCATGAAAGTTCAGAAAGCTGCAAGTAATGTGACTTTACCTATTCCTGAATATTGTACTCGGGTTTCACGTCAATTTCAAGAAATGTGTGATGTGTTTGATGTTGAATATTCAAAGTTTATTAGAACAACTGAAGAACGACATCAAGAAGCAGTTCTTGATTTTTGG AATCGTTTAGAAAAAAATGGATATATTTATCAAGGAAAATATTCTGGTTGGTATAATGTATCAGAAGAAGCATTTGTCCCAGATAAAGATGTAGTAAAAAAGAATTCTGCAAATATTAATGAAGCATATACAGAATCAGGAGATGTGTTAGAATGGATGGAGGAAGAGTGTTATAAATTTCGATTGTcttcttttaaaaatgaattaaaacgTTGGTTGAAAAATG cAAATGTAATAGAACCGGAAATATATCACACGAGCTTGATTCCGTGGATAGACAATTTACAAGACTTAAGCATTTCTAGACCTATCAAGAGAGTGTCTTGGGCAATTCCTACTCCTTCTGATGAATCTCATACAGTATATGTATGGCTGGATGCATTAGTCAATTATTTAACTTCAGTGGGATATCCAGATGAttcatttagaaaattttgGCCACCAACTGTACAA gTTATAGGAAAGgatatattgaaatttcatgGTATATATTGGCCAGCATTTTTAATGGCTGCTGGTCTTGAATTACCAAAAAAACTTATATGTCATGGACATTGGACTGTTAAAGATAAAAAGATGTCAAAATCCaaagaaaatgtaatatcACCTTTTGAAGCAATGCATAATTTTACACAAGATGGTCTAAGATATTTTCTCTTACGACATGCAGTGCTGCACACAGATGCAA attataacaatttaaaaattcagaaTGTACTAAATTCTGAGCTAGCTGATACACTaggtaatttatttaatcgttGTTTTGGTAAAAGTATTAATCCAGACGGAATAATATATAACTCTGCCgaatatataaacattttaaaatcCGAGATAGCTCGTAAAAATGTAGTAGCTTTGGAAGAATTAAGTGAAAAAGCTAAGGAATATTAtgagaaatataatttgtattgCACAGTGGATATTGTGATGAATATGTTGCACATTGCTAATCAAATGTTTCAACATCATCGGCCATGGGAATTAAGCAAAGCCAAAGATCTCGATTCTGTAAAGCAACTTGAAGCTGTGATCTCTTTAGCTTTGGAAAATCTACGAGTAGCTGCTTTAGTATTGTATCCCATTATACCAAAGTCAGCTTCTAATCTTCTTGATGTTCTTCAAGTTTCAAAAAGCAATCGTACTTGGGAAGATACAAAACCGATTCACTTAACAAATGCTTCGAATGAAACAAGACACGTTTTGACgcagaatatattattttttaaaaaaataaaaatttga
- the LOC126870631 gene encoding dopamine receptor 1 isoform X4, giving the protein MTFAGVNDLLGYWVFGPRFCDTWIAFDVMCSTASILNLCAISLDRYIHIKDPLRYGRWVTRRVAVAGIAIVWLLAGLISFVPISLGLHRADEPVMYDDGKEEHPTCALDLTLTYAIVSSSISFYVPCIVMLGIYCRLYCYAQKHVKSIRAVTKLPDTSMAKSFRAKSTRNKPPKPQTKTKPTSPYHVSDHKAAITVGVIMGVFLICWVPFFCVNIVASYCKTCISVRAFQVLTWLGYSNSAFNPIIYSIFNTEFREAFKRILTKGARARGNQPSTSECGEFRSVVVQKRNGSMIECNISPRSSADSCQVGMMAQRHRDTIVSAI; this is encoded by the exons ATGACATTTGCCGGGGTGAATGATCTTCTCGGCTATTGGGTATTTGGACCGCGATTCTGCGACACCTGGATCGCTTTTGACGTTATGTGCAGCACTGCCTCTATTCTGAATCTTTGCGCAATCTCTCTCGATCGTTACATACACATAAAGGATCCGCTTAG ATACGGTCGTTGGGTGACAAGAAGAGTCGCGGTTGCTGGAATCGCTATCGTATGGTTGCTCGCAGGACTCATATCCTTCGTGCCAATCAGCCTAGGCCTTCACCGAGCAGATGAGCCCGTAATGTATGACGATGGTAAAGAG GAACATCCTACGTGCGCCTTAGACCTTACACTCACCTACGCGATAGTTTCCTCTTCTATATCTTTTTACGTGCCCTGCATCGTAATGCTGGGGATTTATTGCAG GCTCTATTGCTACGCACAGAAACACGTAAAAAGCATCCGTGCAGTAACGAAACTGCCGGATACCTCAATGGCCAAGAGTTTTCGTGCGAAAAGTACTCGCAACAAACCACCAAAGCCGCAAACAAAAACGAAGCCGACAAGTCCTTATCATGTGTCTGATCATAAAGCCGCTATAACAGTGGGTGTAATTATGGGTGTTTTCTTAATATGCTGGGTACCCTTTTTCTGCGTAAATATCGTCGCTTCATATTGCAAGACCTGCATATCAGTCCGAGCATTCCAA GTACTCACTTGGCTCGGCTACAGCAACTCGGCCTTCAATCCGATCATCTACAGCATCTTTAACACAGAGTTTCGAGAAGCGTTCAAAAGAATTCTTACAAAGGGTGCGCGAGCCCGAGGAAACCAACCGTCGACTAGCGAATGCGGAGAATTTCGATCCGTGGTTGTGCAAAAACGAAACGGGTCTATGATCGAATGTAATATTAGTCCAAGATCAAGCGCGGACAGTTGTCAAGTCGGAATGATGGCGCAAAGACATCGCGATACTATCGTCAGTGCGATATAA
- the LOC126870631 gene encoding dopamine receptor 1 isoform X3, with product MILPQNNLTDGEEDLPEDSFSLLSVLLVGFLFLVLIFLSVAGNILVCVAIYTDRGLRRIGNLFLASLAIADLFVGCLVMTFAGVNDLLGYWVFGPRFCDTWIAFDVMCSTASILNLCAISLDRYIHIKDPLRYGRWVTRRVAVAGIAIVWLLAGLISFVPISLGLHRADEPVMYDDGKEEHPTCALDLTLTYAIVSSSISFYVPCIVMLGIYCRLYCYAQKHVKSIRAVTKLPDTSMAKSFRAKSTRNKPPKPQTKTKPTSPYHVSDHKAAITVGVIMGVFLICWVPFFCVNIVASYCKTCISVRAFQVLTWLGYSNSAFNPIIYSIFNTEFREAFKRILTKGARARGNQPSTSECGEFRSVVVQKRNGSMIECNISPRSSADSCQVGMMAQRHRDTIVSAI from the exons AACAACCTGACAGACGGGGAAGAAGATCTGCCTGAAGACAGTTTCTCGCTGTTGTCGGTGCTTCTAGTTG GATTTCTCTTTCTGGTCTTGATATTCTTATCCGTGGCGGGCAACATTTTAGTCTGCGTGGCAATTTACACGGACCGCGGTTTACGGAGAATAGGAAATTTATTCCTGGCCTCCCTCGCTATCGCCGACCTGTTTGTCGGTTGTCTGGTTATGACATTTGCCGGGGTGAATGATCTTCTCGGCTATTGGGTATTTGGACCGCGATTCTGCGACACCTGGATCGCTTTTGACGTTATGTGCAGCACTGCCTCTATTCTGAATCTTTGCGCAATCTCTCTCGATCGTTACATACACATAAAGGATCCGCTTAG ATACGGTCGTTGGGTGACAAGAAGAGTCGCGGTTGCTGGAATCGCTATCGTATGGTTGCTCGCAGGACTCATATCCTTCGTGCCAATCAGCCTAGGCCTTCACCGAGCAGATGAGCCCGTAATGTATGACGATGGTAAAGAG GAACATCCTACGTGCGCCTTAGACCTTACACTCACCTACGCGATAGTTTCCTCTTCTATATCTTTTTACGTGCCCTGCATCGTAATGCTGGGGATTTATTGCAG GCTCTATTGCTACGCACAGAAACACGTAAAAAGCATCCGTGCAGTAACGAAACTGCCGGATACCTCAATGGCCAAGAGTTTTCGTGCGAAAAGTACTCGCAACAAACCACCAAAGCCGCAAACAAAAACGAAGCCGACAAGTCCTTATCATGTGTCTGATCATAAAGCCGCTATAACAGTGGGTGTAATTATGGGTGTTTTCTTAATATGCTGGGTACCCTTTTTCTGCGTAAATATCGTCGCTTCATATTGCAAGACCTGCATATCAGTCCGAGCATTCCAA GTACTCACTTGGCTCGGCTACAGCAACTCGGCCTTCAATCCGATCATCTACAGCATCTTTAACACAGAGTTTCGAGAAGCGTTCAAAAGAATTCTTACAAAGGGTGCGCGAGCCCGAGGAAACCAACCGTCGACTAGCGAATGCGGAGAATTTCGATCCGTGGTTGTGCAAAAACGAAACGGGTCTATGATCGAATGTAATATTAGTCCAAGATCAAGCGCGGACAGTTGTCAAGTCGGAATGATGGCGCAAAGACATCGCGATACTATCGTCAGTGCGATATAA
- the LOC126870631 gene encoding dopamine receptor 1 isoform X2: MILPQNNLTDGEEDLPEDSFSLLSVLLFLRPILSGFLFLVLIFLSVAGNILVCVAIYTDRGLRRIGNLFLASLAIADLFVGCLVMTFAGVNDLLGYWVFGPRFCDTWIAFDVMCSTASILNLCAISLDRYIHIKDPLRYGRWVTRRVAVAGIAIVWLLAGLISFVPISLGLHRADEPVMYDDGKEEHPTCALDLTLTYAIVSSSISFYVPCIVMLGIYCRLYCYAQKHVKSIRAVTKLPDTSMAKSFRAKSTRNKPPKPQTKTKPTSPYHVSDHKAAITVGVIMGVFLICWVPFFCVNIVASYCKTCISVRAFQVLTWLGYSNSAFNPIIYSIFNTEFREAFKRILTKGARARGNQPSTSECGEFRSVVVQKRNGSMIECNISPRSSADSCQVGMMAQRHRDTIVSAI, translated from the exons AACAACCTGACAGACGGGGAAGAAGATCTGCCTGAAGACAGTTTCTCGCTGTTGTCGGTGCTTCTA TTTCTTCGACCCATTCTTTCAGGATTTCTCTTTCTGGTCTTGATATTCTTATCCGTGGCGGGCAACATTTTAGTCTGCGTGGCAATTTACACGGACCGCGGTTTACGGAGAATAGGAAATTTATTCCTGGCCTCCCTCGCTATCGCCGACCTGTTTGTCGGTTGTCTGGTTATGACATTTGCCGGGGTGAATGATCTTCTCGGCTATTGGGTATTTGGACCGCGATTCTGCGACACCTGGATCGCTTTTGACGTTATGTGCAGCACTGCCTCTATTCTGAATCTTTGCGCAATCTCTCTCGATCGTTACATACACATAAAGGATCCGCTTAG ATACGGTCGTTGGGTGACAAGAAGAGTCGCGGTTGCTGGAATCGCTATCGTATGGTTGCTCGCAGGACTCATATCCTTCGTGCCAATCAGCCTAGGCCTTCACCGAGCAGATGAGCCCGTAATGTATGACGATGGTAAAGAG GAACATCCTACGTGCGCCTTAGACCTTACACTCACCTACGCGATAGTTTCCTCTTCTATATCTTTTTACGTGCCCTGCATCGTAATGCTGGGGATTTATTGCAG GCTCTATTGCTACGCACAGAAACACGTAAAAAGCATCCGTGCAGTAACGAAACTGCCGGATACCTCAATGGCCAAGAGTTTTCGTGCGAAAAGTACTCGCAACAAACCACCAAAGCCGCAAACAAAAACGAAGCCGACAAGTCCTTATCATGTGTCTGATCATAAAGCCGCTATAACAGTGGGTGTAATTATGGGTGTTTTCTTAATATGCTGGGTACCCTTTTTCTGCGTAAATATCGTCGCTTCATATTGCAAGACCTGCATATCAGTCCGAGCATTCCAA GTACTCACTTGGCTCGGCTACAGCAACTCGGCCTTCAATCCGATCATCTACAGCATCTTTAACACAGAGTTTCGAGAAGCGTTCAAAAGAATTCTTACAAAGGGTGCGCGAGCCCGAGGAAACCAACCGTCGACTAGCGAATGCGGAGAATTTCGATCCGTGGTTGTGCAAAAACGAAACGGGTCTATGATCGAATGTAATATTAGTCCAAGATCAAGCGCGGACAGTTGTCAAGTCGGAATGATGGCGCAAAGACATCGCGATACTATCGTCAGTGCGATATAA
- the LOC126870650 gene encoding ATP synthase mitochondrial F1 complex assembly factor 1 yields MKVDMIQDKSKDEIVNIWKDYHKDKDYICGILTPEQFDKMFERGKHHTTFLLPLPRKQGYEFIVSQFYGLEIHMTPLLWYQAHKENAPECLTLVHYTELRDDKGIILMRGEFDKKCINVQEAQCLVNELQLYYCTDNTKRLQLLETFTNKPDEFKYMDLVAQLESIQLELQ; encoded by the coding sequence ATGAAAGTTGATATGATTCAGGATAAATCAAAGGATGAGATTGTAAACATTTGGAAAGATTATCATAAAGATAAAGATTACATATGTGGTATATTAACACCAGAGCAATTTGATAAAATGTTCGAACGTGGGAAGCATCATACAACATTTTTGTTGCCATTACCTAGGAAACAAGGATATGAGTTTATTGTTAGTCAATTCTATGGATTAGAGATCCATATGACACCACTTTTGTGGTATCAAGCGCATAAAGAGAATGCACCAGAATGTCTAACTTTGGTTCATTATACAGAATTAAGAGATGATAAAGGAATTATTCTTATGCGCGGcgaatttgataaaaaatgcATTAACGTGCAAGAAGCACAGTGTTTAGTGAAtgaattacaattatattattgtacagACAATACAAAGAGATTACAACTATTGGAAACTTTTACTAATAAGCCTGATGAATTTAAGTATATGGATCTTGTAGCACAGTTAGAATCAATACAATTGGAATTACAATAA